A stretch of DNA from Campylobacter concisus ATCC 51562:
AACTAAAGCCATTCTTTAAATTTATCATGCCGTTTGTAAAAGTCGTAATATACGTAAGCGCAAATCCACTTTTACGTATAAGTAAATGCGACATTCTTTGTGTTTTAAATGCTGATGAAAAAGCTCGAATCGCTGGAATTTATAAAAGAAATTCTAGTGACGATTTAATCAACACCCAAAAGCATATAAACAAAAAAGAGCTTGATCTAGCAGGCCTTGCATATAAAGTCAAGTTAGAATTTGACTTAAAAGTTGGAGCAAAAAATGAATAATCCCCTCTATGTAATATCATTAAAAAGAGATGAAGAGCGAAGGCAAAATTTACAAAGACAATTTAAAAGATATGATGAATTTAAAATAATAGATGCGGTTGATGCTAAAAATTTTAGTGTCAATGAGTATTACAGTGCCATGATAGATTGCTTATTAAAATCTTGCAATGAAGATTATAAATTTAAGATACCGCCATTAATTGCGACACCAGGTGAGCTAGCATGCACAATGTCACACATAAAAGCTTATGAGGATTTTTTACAAGGCAACGCGGAATTTACTTTAATATTAGAGGATGATGTTATTGGAAATGACGAATTAATAGATGAGGCCTTTTTGCTATGCAAAGATATAAGTAGTGATAGCATTTTGATATGCGGTGTGCAAGATGGATTAAATAGTAGATTTCGTGCTTTTGGTAAAAAAATAAAAGAAAATTTATATCTTATCTCACCATACTCATACGCTAGTATATATAGAACGGCTGCTTACATTCTAACAAGAAAGAGTGCAAAAGCTCTGCTTGATTTTTACAAAGATGGCCTTTACGGAGCCGATAAATGGGAGGCAATCTTAAAAAACACTGATATAAAAATGTACTTTAGCAACATCTTTTCTCATCCAGAGGAGCTAGGCTACTCTAGCTTGGAAAACCAAAGAAAGCAAAAAGAGAAGATAAATTCTCTTTTTAAAAAATATAATAAAAATTTCTCATACAAAATTTCAAGATTTTATGAAAAACATATAGCTAAAAATGAGAGAATTTTTACAAAGTAAAATTTCTCTTAAGATTTTAGTGTTGAATATAGTGAGCCTAAAAAGTCATTTTGATAGATAAATAGTGTCTTTTTTAGCCAGTTTGCATCTTTTTTTACCGCTATTCGCCTTATATCATCAAGCACACCATCGGGTTTATTTATCCCACGCTTTGTTGTGAAAAATACCTCATAGCCAGCGCTTTTTGCCACATTTTTTAGCTCATCATTAAATTTACCTCTTGGCCAGCAAAGTAGCTTGTCATCAAAGCCAAAATTTTTATATATAAATTCTTTGCATTTTGTAAAATTTTCTTTCATTTCACAAATACCAAAATAATCATCAAAATGCGTATAAGTATGCGAGTGAAAGTCAAAGCACTCTTTCATCTTTGCTATTTCCTCGTAGTTTAAAAATACATCTTCAGGTCTAGTTGGTGCAGCATTTTTGTATTCGTTATGATCTAACTCTATAAACTCGCCACTTTTTCTACTCGCCTGCTCTATCCAGCCAGCAACTAGAAAAATAGTCGCTTTAAGATTAAATTCCTTGATAATAGGATATGCGTAGACAAAATTATCCTTCCAGCCATCATCAAATGTGATAAAGACACTCTTTTTTGGCACACTAAGCTCACCTTTTTTATATGCCACAAACTCGGCCGAACTTAGCGATTTGTAGCCATTTTGAGCTAAAAATTTCATCTGATCTCTAAACTCATCTACGCTACTTGCAATAAACCCACTCTTTTCAAGCACATGATGATACATTAAAACTGTTACGCTCATTTTGCAAGTTCCATATATAAATTTTGAGTATTTTCTATCATTTTTTCGATACTAAATATCTCTTTTACATACTCTCTGCCAAACTCACCCATCTGTTTTCTTAAATTTTCATCCAAAATGAGCCTTTCGAGCACCTTCTTTAGCTCCTCTTTGTTGCCATTTTCAAATAAAAATCCGCTTTTGCCATTACTTACCGCCTCGCCAAGTCCGCCCACATCGCTTCCAATAGTAGCTAGCTTGCACGAAGATGCCTCAAGCAGCGCTCCACCGATAGCCTCCATCTCTGAAGGTAACACACAGATATCAAGTGAGCCCAAAAAATCGCTCACATCGGTTCTGCTGCCAAGCATAAAGATATTTTTTTTATCTTTTATATATTCGTGTAAATTTTTATTTTGCGGGCCATCACCTACAATAAAAAGGGCTGACTTTTCTAAATTTAACTCGCTAAATGCATCGATTAATAGCTTATGATTTTTAGCAGCTCTTAACACTGCAACGATGCAAATTCCAACTACGTCGTCATTTAAGCCAAATTCTTTTTTCATATTTATCTTAAATTCTGGCGTATATTTTTGCGTATCGATGCCAGTGTAGATTTTTAACACCTTCTCTTTTTTGACGCCTCTTTTGATAAGATCAGCGCAAACTGAGTCACAAACGCCGACCACTTTTGTGCTTAGGTTGTAAGGTAAGGACGATGTTATAGGCAGCTGTAAATGCCTAGTACGAACCACGCTAACGCCACAAATTTTACCAACAATCGCTCCAATGGTGCCATCTTTACCTGAGTGAGTTGAGATGATTTTTATATTATTTTGCTTTACAAATTTGCAAATTTTTAAAATTTCAAAGATATTAAAAGACTTTTTGAGATTAAACTCAACGAATTCGCACTCGATCTGTTTCTCAAAGCTTTTTGAGCCAGGATTTAGCCCATAAAAAACTTTAAATTTGCTCTTATCTAGTCCATTTATTACACGCTGAGTGCGGTGTTCCTGTCCGCCAAATCCAAGAGAGCTTTCAAGCTCAAGTATATTTATCATTTTCTACTCTTTAAATTCTTTCATTTTTTTATTTGACAAAAAGCCATTTATTGTATTAAAGATTTTTAAAATTTTTGATACATTTTCGTACGATTTTATATTTTTTAGCACTTTAAGCAAAATTCTTTGTTTTAATCTAAGCTTTGAAAAACCAGCTGAGCTTATGATGCTATCAATATCTGCATAAAAAAGATCAAGTGCCTTTACATAGCTACTATTTTTTAGATTTGGTCTTGCCAAAATAGCTGGCATATAGACGCTTTTTATCTTTCTAAGCTCTAGATCTGGCACCATTTCAAGAGCTAAATTTTTGTTTTTTAAAATTGAGATTATGTCATCATAAACAAATTTATGATCCATCACAGCTTTTAATTTTTCAAAGCCAGCAGTGTTGTTGTTTCCTATCTTATAGCAATAAAAAGTCTTATTTAGCTTTACAAGAGTTTTTGAAGCGATAACATTTCTCACTACAGTGTGAAAATCTTCAGCTTGCGTGATCCCAACTGGAAATAAATTTTCTTTTAAAATTTTAGTCCTAATCGCCTTGTTTGCCGCATTATGCAAGACTTTGTTGTGCCTTGAGGCTAAAAGCCTTTTTAGATACTCGTTTTTATCGATTACGCCATCCTCTTTTGTCTCAAAATCCTTCAAAAAGAGCTTTTTATAATCATAGACCTTACACATATCTGTTATCACTATGTCGGCATCAA
This window harbors:
- a CDS encoding glycosyltransferase family 25 protein, encoding MNNPLYVISLKRDEERRQNLQRQFKRYDEFKIIDAVDAKNFSVNEYYSAMIDCLLKSCNEDYKFKIPPLIATPGELACTMSHIKAYEDFLQGNAEFTLILEDDVIGNDELIDEAFLLCKDISSDSILICGVQDGLNSRFRAFGKKIKENLYLISPYSYASIYRTAAYILTRKSAKALLDFYKDGLYGADKWEAILKNTDIKMYFSNIFSHPEELGYSSLENQRKQKEKINSLFKKYNKNFSYKISRFYEKHIAKNERIFTK
- a CDS encoding polysaccharide deacetylase family protein, encoding MSVTVLMYHHVLEKSGFIASSVDEFRDQMKFLAQNGYKSLSSAEFVAYKKGELSVPKKSVFITFDDGWKDNFVYAYPIIKEFNLKATIFLVAGWIEQASRKSGEFIELDHNEYKNAAPTRPEDVFLNYEEIAKMKECFDFHSHTYTHFDDYFGICEMKENFTKCKEFIYKNFGFDDKLLCWPRGKFNDELKNVAKSAGYEVFFTTKRGINKPDGVLDDIRRIAVKKDANWLKKTLFIYQNDFLGSLYSTLKS
- a CDS encoding glycosyltransferase family 2 protein produces the protein MPDVKISFVVPVFNKKEHIRDCLNSLISQDMDDIEIIVINDGSTDNTLEILEEYKDKIILKTKSNAGVSAARNDGILLASGKYTICVDADDYVEKDYASCVYDIAEKFDADIVITDMCKVYDYKKLFLKDFETKEDGVIDKNEYLKRLLASRHNKVLHNAANKAIRTKILKENLFPVGITQAEDFHTVVRNVIASKTLVKLNKTFYCYKIGNNNTAGFEKLKAVMDHKFVYDDIISILKNKNLALEMVPDLELRKIKSVYMPAILARPNLKNSSYVKALDLFYADIDSIISSAGFSKLRLKQRILLKVLKNIKSYENVSKILKIFNTINGFLSNKKMKEFKE
- a CDS encoding glycosyltransferase family 4 protein — protein: MINILELESSLGFGGQEHRTQRVINGLDKSKFKVFYGLNPGSKSFEKQIECEFVEFNLKKSFNIFEILKICKFVKQNNIKIISTHSGKDGTIGAIVGKICGVSVVRTRHLQLPITSSLPYNLSTKVVGVCDSVCADLIKRGVKKEKVLKIYTGIDTQKYTPEFKINMKKEFGLNDDVVGICIVAVLRAAKNHKLLIDAFSELNLEKSALFIVGDGPQNKNLHEYIKDKKNIFMLGSRTDVSDFLGSLDICVLPSEMEAIGGALLEASSCKLATIGSDVGGLGEAVSNGKSGFLFENGNKEELKKVLERLILDENLRKQMGEFGREYVKEIFSIEKMIENTQNLYMELAK